A region of Flavobacterium album DNA encodes the following proteins:
- a CDS encoding penicillin-binding protein has translation MGVEDKKTSYRIYLVAVAIFVMALLVTIKLTNIQWVEGDYYRQLAKERTVKDFTIPANRGNVYSADGSLLATSIPNYTVRFDALAPTKENFSKYAQDLADSLHVMFGKTSNFYHDELVKARKHNNRYFLVAKGLSYTEYLRVKSFPLFNLGAFKGGIITEQKIVREHPIGRIAERTIGYERIGHSGENLEVGIEGAFAKYLNGKDGRQMMQKIAKNHWKPISDVNQVEPVDGYDIVSTIDVYIQDIAHHALLKQLEYYEADHGCVVVMETKTGYVKAISNLGRNTDGSYSETVNYAVWEAQEPGSTFKLPVMVAMLEDKKIDTSKVFDCHGGDITYFGRHVRDSKKGGYGKVSLARGFELSSNTVLVQAVYESYKDNPKQFVQHLNDFGLNKKLGVSLKGEASPKIPQPSDPSWSRVSLPWMGFGYGLSLTPLQTLTFYNAIANNGEMVRPLFVKEIKEWDKTIKKFNKEVINPKVCSQGTIDQVKAIMLNVVKKGTGSKLYSPDFSMAGKTGTAQVNYGAGKEEMYYSSSFAGYFPAENPQYSCIVIIHKPQVGKGYYGADVSGPVFKRIAQKIYTDVPSTNEVKKLDKKIKKQEALYASYDTKINKATNAVPNTIGMSGMDAVAMLGNMGLKVQVIGMGKVKKQSLAPGQAITKNQTIILELS, from the coding sequence ATGGGAGTAGAAGATAAAAAGACATCTTACAGGATTTACCTGGTAGCCGTTGCGATTTTCGTGATGGCACTTCTCGTTACCATTAAGCTGACTAATATACAGTGGGTAGAAGGCGACTATTACCGCCAACTGGCCAAGGAGCGTACAGTAAAGGATTTTACCATCCCGGCCAACCGCGGTAATGTGTACTCGGCAGACGGGAGCCTGCTGGCAACATCCATACCCAATTATACGGTAAGATTTGATGCCCTTGCTCCTACAAAAGAGAATTTTAGCAAGTATGCCCAGGACCTGGCCGACTCATTGCATGTAATGTTTGGCAAGACCTCTAACTTTTATCACGACGAATTGGTAAAAGCCCGCAAGCACAACAACAGGTATTTCCTCGTGGCGAAAGGCCTGAGCTATACCGAATACCTGCGCGTAAAAAGCTTCCCGCTATTTAATCTGGGGGCTTTCAAAGGCGGCATTATTACAGAGCAAAAAATAGTGCGCGAGCACCCGATAGGCAGGATCGCCGAAAGGACCATTGGTTACGAAAGGATAGGCCACTCCGGGGAAAATCTTGAGGTGGGTATAGAAGGGGCTTTTGCCAAATACCTTAACGGGAAAGATGGCCGCCAGATGATGCAGAAGATTGCGAAAAACCATTGGAAGCCCATCAGCGATGTAAACCAGGTAGAGCCGGTTGACGGCTACGATATCGTGTCGACCATAGATGTATACATACAGGATATAGCTCACCACGCACTGTTAAAGCAGTTGGAATATTATGAGGCCGACCACGGTTGTGTTGTGGTGATGGAAACGAAGACCGGATATGTAAAAGCCATTTCCAACCTCGGCAGGAATACCGATGGATCCTACAGCGAGACAGTAAACTATGCCGTATGGGAAGCCCAGGAGCCGGGGTCGACATTTAAGCTGCCCGTTATGGTAGCCATGCTTGAAGATAAGAAGATAGATACCAGTAAGGTGTTCGATTGCCACGGTGGCGATATCACCTACTTCGGAAGGCACGTGCGCGATTCGAAAAAAGGCGGCTACGGCAAAGTGTCATTGGCAAGAGGCTTTGAATTATCGTCGAATACGGTGTTGGTACAGGCAGTGTACGAAAGCTATAAGGACAACCCGAAACAATTCGTACAGCACCTGAACGACTTTGGCCTGAATAAAAAACTGGGGGTTTCCCTTAAAGGTGAAGCCAGCCCGAAAATACCACAGCCTTCCGATCCTTCATGGTCAAGGGTGTCATTACCGTGGATGGGATTCGGCTATGGGTTGAGCCTTACGCCGCTGCAAACGCTGACCTTCTACAACGCCATTGCTAATAACGGCGAAATGGTAAGGCCACTGTTCGTGAAAGAAATTAAGGAGTGGGACAAGACAATAAAGAAATTTAATAAAGAGGTAATCAACCCTAAAGTGTGCTCACAGGGAACAATAGACCAGGTAAAAGCAATCATGCTGAATGTGGTGAAAAAAGGTACAGGCTCAAAGCTGTATTCCCCAGACTTCTCTATGGCAGGGAAAACAGGTACTGCTCAGGTGAACTACGGTGCCGGCAAGGAGGAAATGTACTATTCGTCATCCTTCGCGGGGTATTTTCCGGCAGAGAACCCCCAGTATTCATGCATAGTCATCATCCATAAGCCGCAGGTTGGCAAGGGTTATTACGGGGCCGATGTGTCAGGGCCTGTATTTAAAAGGATCGCACAGAAGATCTATACCGATGTGCCAAGCACCAACGAGGTAAAGAAGCTCGACAAAAAGATAAAAAAGCAGGAGGCGCTATATGCCTCGTATGATACAAAGATCAATAAGGCTACCAATGCCGTACCGAATACTATAGGTATGAGTGGTATGGATGCTGTGGCAATGCTGGGCAACATGGGGCTGAAAGTGCAGGTGATAGGCATGGGCAAAGTGAAAAAACAGTCGCTCGCACCGGGACAGGCCATAACAAAAAATCAAACCATAATACTGGAATTATCGTGA
- a CDS encoding FtsL-like putative cell division protein — protein MKGGVINLLKAKYLVDQGSMRNWRFIVFLILIAILMIANTHDYEQKLYRISELEDEVKILRSEFVDRRSELMELKMESTVSRKMEERQIFPSSVPPKKIKVFKQEEKSFWEKLKIWE, from the coding sequence ATGAAAGGCGGAGTAATAAATCTATTAAAAGCAAAATATCTTGTAGATCAGGGGTCTATGAGAAACTGGCGCTTTATAGTGTTCCTGATCCTTATCGCGATACTGATGATTGCCAACACGCACGATTATGAGCAGAAGCTCTACAGGATAAGCGAGCTGGAAGATGAGGTAAAGATATTAAGGTCGGAATTTGTAGACAGGCGCTCCGAGCTGATGGAATTGAAAATGGAGTCCACCGTGTCGCGCAAGATGGAGGAACGCCAGATATTCCCCTCATCGGTGCCTCCAAAAAAGATAAAGGTATTTAAGCAGGAAGAAAAAAGCTTTTGGGAAAAGCTAAAGATATGGGAGTAG
- the rsmH gene encoding 16S rRNA (cytosine(1402)-N(4))-methyltransferase RsmH: MMAKMEYHNPVLLKETVDGLNIKPDGVYVDVTFGGGGHSREIMERLGPNGRLFGFDQDEDAQANVINDARFTLVPENFRFIKRFLRFYGVKEVDGILADLGVSSHQFDVAERGFSTRFEAELDMRMSKKNSLNAFVVVNDYDESDLKRVFVEYGELKNGGAMAVVIVNARKEQPIKNSEQLKKVLGRFLPAHKSNKILAQIYQAIRIEVNQEMDVLKEFLEQSLEVLKPGGRLSVISYHSLEDRLVKRYMRNGMFEGEPERDFFGNFEVPFKIIEKLIVPSDEEIRINNRARSAKLRVAEKK; the protein is encoded by the coding sequence ATGATGGCGAAGATGGAATATCATAATCCTGTGTTGCTGAAAGAAACCGTTGACGGGCTTAATATTAAGCCGGACGGTGTGTATGTGGATGTGACTTTTGGCGGGGGAGGCCATTCGCGCGAAATAATGGAGAGGCTCGGCCCGAACGGCAGGCTTTTCGGTTTCGACCAGGATGAGGATGCGCAGGCTAATGTGATAAACGATGCTAGGTTTACGCTGGTACCGGAGAATTTCAGGTTTATAAAAAGGTTTCTGAGGTTTTATGGTGTGAAGGAAGTGGATGGCATATTGGCGGACCTGGGTGTGTCGTCGCACCAGTTCGATGTCGCCGAACGCGGTTTTTCTACCCGTTTCGAGGCAGAGCTCGATATGCGGATGAGCAAAAAGAACAGCCTGAATGCTTTTGTTGTGGTAAATGACTATGATGAATCTGACCTGAAAAGGGTGTTTGTGGAATATGGCGAATTGAAGAATGGCGGCGCGATGGCGGTGGTTATTGTGAATGCCAGAAAAGAGCAGCCCATAAAAAACAGTGAGCAGCTTAAGAAGGTGCTGGGGCGTTTTCTCCCGGCGCACAAGAGCAACAAGATACTGGCACAGATATACCAGGCGATACGCATAGAGGTGAACCAGGAAATGGATGTGCTGAAGGAATTTTTGGAGCAGTCACTCGAAGTGCTTAAGCCGGGCGGAAGGCTGAGTGTGATATCTTACCACTCGCTTGAAGACAGGCTGGTAAAAAGGTACATGCGCAACGGGATGTTCGAAGGTGAGCCCGAGCGTGATTTTTTTGGGAATTTCGAGGTGCCGTTTAAGATCATAGAAAAATTGATAGTCCCTTCGGATGAAGAGATACGCATCAACAACAGGGCACGCAGCGCAAAACTGCGTGTAGCAGAAAAGAAATAA
- the mraZ gene encoding division/cell wall cluster transcriptional repressor MraZ, with protein MKAIVGTYECKADSKGRIMIPAPLKKQLAGGLEDGFVLKRSVFQPCLELYPMAEWNKMMEKINKLNRFVKKNNDFIRRFTAGVKEVEIDAAGRLLIAKDLMAFSGIDSNVVLSSAVNIVEIWDKDKYEQSIDGSDVDFADLAEEVMGNLNDGEDGIS; from the coding sequence TTGAAAGCCATAGTAGGAACATACGAATGCAAGGCCGATTCAAAGGGCAGGATAATGATTCCGGCGCCTTTGAAGAAGCAATTGGCAGGCGGCCTCGAGGATGGCTTTGTCCTGAAGCGTTCGGTTTTCCAGCCTTGTCTGGAATTGTACCCAATGGCAGAGTGGAATAAAATGATGGAGAAGATCAACAAGCTGAACCGCTTTGTGAAAAAGAACAACGACTTTATCCGAAGGTTTACGGCGGGTGTGAAAGAGGTAGAGATCGATGCGGCAGGAAGGCTGCTGATTGCGAAAGACCTTATGGCGTTTTCGGGTATTGACAGTAATGTGGTGCTTTCGTCGGCGGTGAACATTGTGGAGATTTGGGACAAAGATAAGTACGAACAGTCTATTGACGGCTCTGATGTTGATTTTGCTGACCTGGCAGAAGAAGTGATGGGAAATTTAAATGATGGCGAAGATGGAATATCATAA
- a CDS encoding alpha/beta fold hydrolase encodes MQEKKKDGKYTYFEAGEGTPIIILHGLMGGLSNFGGVAEYFPKHGYKVVIPELPIYTQSILKTNVKAFAKWVKDFITYKGFDRVILLGNSLGGHIALYHTKMYPEKMLGLIITGSSGLYESAMGDSYPRRGDRDYIKKKAQDVFYDPAVATDEIVEEVYAMANDRIKLIKTLTIAKSAIRHNMAKDLPKMHVPTCIIWGRNDHVTPPDVAEEFHRLLPNSTLSWIDKCGHAAMMEHPAEFNRLMHEWLKKLDVAHNLLTEQL; translated from the coding sequence ATGCAAGAAAAGAAAAAAGACGGCAAATACACCTATTTTGAAGCTGGCGAAGGCACCCCGATAATCATCCTCCACGGGCTTATGGGAGGGCTGAGCAATTTTGGCGGCGTGGCAGAATACTTCCCGAAACACGGCTACAAAGTTGTGATCCCCGAATTACCTATCTACACCCAAAGCATATTGAAAACTAACGTAAAGGCTTTTGCCAAATGGGTAAAGGACTTTATTACTTATAAAGGATTTGACAGGGTTATCCTGCTGGGCAACTCGCTTGGCGGGCACATAGCGCTTTACCACACCAAAATGTACCCGGAAAAAATGCTCGGGCTTATTATAACCGGGAGCTCCGGCCTTTATGAAAGCGCGATGGGCGACAGCTACCCACGCCGCGGCGACCGCGATTATATTAAAAAGAAAGCACAGGATGTATTTTACGACCCTGCCGTTGCTACCGATGAGATCGTTGAGGAGGTTTACGCCATGGCGAACGACCGTATAAAGCTTATCAAAACGCTTACCATTGCCAAAAGCGCGATACGCCACAATATGGCAAAAGACCTGCCGAAAATGCACGTGCCAACCTGCATCATCTGGGGCAGGAATGACCATGTAACGCCACCCGATGTGGCTGAGGAATTTCACCGCCTGCTGCCTAACTCTACCCTTTCGTGGATAGATAAATGCGGGCATGCCGCTATGATGGAGCACCCTGCCGAATTCAACCGCCTGATGCACGAATGGCTAAAAAAACTTGATGTGGCTCATAATTTGCTTACGGAACAATTGTAA
- the yihA gene encoding ribosome biogenesis GTP-binding protein YihA/YsxC, protein MKINTAEFIISNSDVSKCPNEPLPEYAFIGRSNVGKSSLINMLTDRKSLAKTSGKPGKTQLINHFKINGNWYLVDLPGYGYARVSKSTKETFQKFITDYFERREQLVCAFVLIDIRLEAQMIDLEFITYLGETGVPFCIVFTKADKISRGKVDQHIAAYRKQLLANNWEEMPPHFVTSSTEGTGRDQLLQYIDEVNEGIFKNHGFL, encoded by the coding sequence ATGAAGATCAATACTGCCGAATTCATAATCAGCAATTCCGATGTAAGCAAATGCCCTAATGAGCCGCTGCCGGAGTATGCGTTTATCGGCAGGAGTAATGTGGGCAAATCGTCGCTCATCAATATGCTTACTGACCGTAAAAGCCTTGCGAAGACATCTGGCAAGCCCGGTAAGACACAGCTCATCAACCACTTTAAGATCAATGGCAACTGGTACCTTGTCGATTTGCCGGGATATGGTTATGCACGCGTATCGAAATCGACCAAAGAAACCTTCCAGAAATTCATAACCGATTATTTTGAGCGCCGCGAGCAGCTGGTTTGTGCATTCGTACTGATCGACATCCGCCTTGAAGCGCAGATGATCGATCTCGAATTCATCACTTACCTTGGCGAGACCGGAGTGCCTTTCTGCATTGTATTCACTAAAGCCGACAAGATCAGCCGTGGGAAAGTAGACCAGCACATTGCCGCTTACCGCAAGCAATTACTGGCCAACAACTGGGAGGAAATGCCGCCGCATTTCGTAACCTCATCTACCGAAGGCACCGGCCGTGACCAGCTTTTACAATATATTGACGAAGTGAATGAAGGGATTTTTAAAAACCACGGATTTTTGTAG
- a CDS encoding GNAT family N-acetyltransferase, with protein sequence MKKTIRPYRSEDCDAIVQLFRETVHSVNAKDYTKGLLDAWAPAQIDNARWNSVLSANFTIVVESEDGTIIGFGDIDSTGYFDHLFVHRDFQGQHVATSIANAIETFARKKSFERITVAASITAKPFFEKRGYRIIKEQQVERNGQVLTNYMMEFLM encoded by the coding sequence ATGAAAAAAACCATCCGTCCCTACCGTTCTGAAGATTGCGATGCCATTGTGCAGCTCTTTCGAGAAACAGTGCATTCTGTCAATGCCAAAGATTATACTAAGGGCCTGCTTGATGCCTGGGCACCTGCACAAATCGATAATGCCCGTTGGAATTCGGTATTGTCTGCTAATTTCACCATCGTTGTTGAGTCAGAAGATGGTACTATAATTGGCTTTGGAGATATAGACAGTACAGGCTACTTTGACCACCTGTTTGTGCACAGGGATTTCCAGGGCCAGCATGTGGCGACATCTATCGCTAATGCAATTGAGACTTTTGCCCGAAAGAAAAGTTTTGAAAGAATTACTGTTGCTGCATCGATCACTGCTAAACCTTTTTTCGAAAAACGCGGCTATAGAATTATAAAAGAGCAACAGGTAGAACGCAATGGGCAGGTGCTTACCAATTACATGATGGAGTTCTTAATGTAA
- the gldC gene encoding gliding motility protein GldC — MPKIIKSEINILVELDENRVPEKLTWTARDGGVVAQPTKAMMLSVWDSRPQESMRIDLWTKDMPVDEMKTFFHQTLVSMAETFERATNDTKMADTMRDFCDYFAEKLELKKS; from the coding sequence ATGCCTAAAATAATAAAATCCGAAATTAATATCCTTGTCGAGCTGGATGAGAATCGCGTTCCCGAAAAACTGACCTGGACAGCCCGGGACGGTGGCGTAGTTGCGCAGCCAACCAAAGCTATGATGCTTTCGGTATGGGACAGCAGGCCGCAGGAGAGCATGCGTATTGACCTGTGGACGAAGGATATGCCGGTAGACGAAATGAAAACGTTTTTCCACCAAACGCTGGTATCGATGGCCGAGACTTTTGAGCGCGCTACCAACGATACGAAAATGGCAGATACCATGAGGGATTTCTGCGATTATTTTGCCGAAAAGCTGGAGCTGAAGAAATCGTAG
- the gldB gene encoding gliding motility lipoprotein GldB codes for MKKYFIIIASLLVLASCKKENEVEEKVAEIPVGKVKIERFDKQFYEAGPDGLAAVKAQYPYFFPAGNDDAVWLNKMKDPLLQELHGEVEKTFPNTTTLEQDLHSLFQHTKFYFKGFREPKVVTLISEMDYNNRIIFTDSLLLISLDLYLGKDHRYYADFPKYQSQLFEQSQIMPDVVSAFSMGKIAPPTDKTLLSQMIYYGKELYLKDLLIPEVSDENKIGYTKEQMEWAQANESEIWRYFVDRKLLYDTDLKLPGRFISPAPFSKFYLELDNESPGRIGQWIGWQIVRSYAENNKDVPLQQILAMDAKTIFDNSKYKPKK; via the coding sequence ATGAAGAAATATTTCATTATTATAGCCTCGTTGCTGGTACTTGCTTCCTGTAAAAAGGAAAATGAAGTGGAAGAAAAAGTGGCAGAAATACCTGTAGGAAAAGTAAAGATAGAACGTTTTGACAAGCAGTTTTACGAAGCAGGCCCTGATGGACTGGCTGCCGTAAAAGCGCAGTACCCGTACTTTTTCCCGGCAGGGAACGATGACGCGGTTTGGCTGAACAAGATGAAAGACCCTTTGCTGCAGGAGCTTCACGGCGAAGTGGAAAAAACTTTTCCTAACACCACAACGCTTGAGCAGGACCTTCATTCGCTGTTCCAGCATACTAAATTTTATTTTAAGGGCTTTCGCGAACCAAAGGTAGTCACGCTTATATCCGAGATGGATTATAACAACAGGATTATTTTTACCGATTCGCTGCTGCTGATATCGCTGGACCTTTATCTTGGCAAAGACCACAGGTACTATGCCGATTTCCCTAAATACCAAAGCCAGCTATTCGAGCAGTCGCAGATCATGCCTGACGTGGTATCGGCATTTTCTATGGGCAAAATCGCGCCGCCAACCGATAAGACATTGTTAAGCCAAATGATCTACTACGGTAAAGAACTGTACCTGAAAGACCTGCTCATACCCGAAGTTTCGGACGAGAACAAGATAGGCTACACCAAAGAGCAGATGGAATGGGCACAGGCCAACGAAAGTGAGATATGGCGCTATTTTGTCGACCGCAAGCTGCTATATGATACCGACCTGAAGCTTCCCGGTCGCTTTATCAGCCCGGCGCCTTTTTCAAAATTCTACCTCGAGCTTGATAATGAGTCGCCCGGCAGGATAGGCCAGTGGATAGGCTGGCAGATCGTAAGGTCGTATGCGGAGAACAATAAAGATGTACCTTTGCAGCAAATTTTGGCGATGGATGCCAAAACCATTTTTGACAATTCTAAATACAAACCCAAAAAGTAA
- the nadE gene encoding NAD(+) synthase, which translates to MPINPNFQAEAVNHHIVSWLRNYAANAKVKGFVVGISGGIDSALTSTLCAQTGMPVLCVEMPIHQAPSHVSRAREHIKKLKERFDNVSGAEADLTPVFETFRKQVPETENDHLQQLTLANTRARLRMTTLYYFAGIHSALVAGTGNKVEDFGVGFFTKYGDGGIDISPIADLTKSEVRQLAKYLEVTESIIIAKPTDGLFGDDRSDEDQLGASYEELEWAMEALENGKTHTDFEGRQKEVFEIYRRLNTINQHKMLPIPVCEIPDNLK; encoded by the coding sequence ATGCCTATCAACCCCAATTTTCAGGCGGAAGCCGTTAATCATCATATCGTAAGCTGGCTGCGCAATTATGCAGCTAACGCAAAAGTAAAAGGTTTTGTTGTAGGGATATCCGGAGGGATCGATTCTGCACTTACCTCAACGCTTTGTGCCCAGACCGGCATGCCCGTGCTTTGTGTTGAAATGCCCATACACCAGGCGCCAAGCCATGTAAGCCGTGCCAGGGAACATATAAAAAAGTTAAAAGAGCGGTTTGATAATGTGTCAGGAGCGGAAGCCGACCTTACGCCTGTATTCGAGACCTTCCGCAAACAGGTGCCTGAAACTGAAAACGACCACCTGCAGCAGCTTACACTGGCCAATACCCGTGCGAGGCTGCGCATGACTACATTGTATTATTTTGCGGGCATACACAGTGCGCTCGTTGCCGGTACAGGAAATAAGGTAGAAGATTTCGGTGTGGGCTTTTTTACCAAGTATGGCGACGGCGGTATAGACATCAGCCCAATTGCCGACCTGACTAAAAGCGAAGTACGGCAGCTGGCCAAATACCTGGAAGTTACCGAAAGTATTATCATAGCCAAGCCTACCGATGGCCTTTTTGGCGACGACCGCAGCGATGAAGACCAGCTTGGCGCGAGCTATGAGGAACTGGAATGGGCAATGGAAGCGCTGGAGAACGGAAAGACGCACACTGATTTTGAAGGCCGCCAAAAAGAGGTTTTTGAAATTTACCGGAGGCTTAACACCATCAACCAGCACAAAATGCTCCCGATCCCGGTTTGCGAAATACCGGATAATTTGAAGTAA
- a CDS encoding response regulator transcription factor, giving the protein MIKLCLADNHPVVHYGMKSYFSDNPQISFVGVVNNLDSLLDILGKKTVDAAVIDLELEGLTSISSVKSLVKEFPETKIIIFTNLAEQIYAPNALKAGVSAYVHKSAKMEELENAIKKVNEGEVVFSDTVKKNLALLNKGKKSERLYRKLSSREIEVLRYLSEGKKNKEIAKLLDLNEKTISTYKLRLLTKLHVTNLVDLVNKAKTLDIV; this is encoded by the coding sequence ATGATCAAACTATGCCTCGCGGATAACCACCCGGTGGTGCACTATGGGATGAAGTCGTATTTTAGCGACAATCCGCAAATTAGTTTTGTAGGCGTGGTGAACAACCTTGACAGCCTTCTGGATATATTGGGAAAAAAAACAGTAGATGCCGCTGTAATAGACCTTGAGCTTGAAGGCCTTACCAGCATTAGTTCGGTAAAGTCGCTGGTGAAGGAATTCCCCGAAACCAAAATTATCATTTTCACCAACCTCGCCGAACAGATATATGCACCGAATGCACTCAAAGCAGGCGTTTCTGCTTATGTGCACAAAAGCGCTAAAATGGAGGAGCTTGAAAATGCCATTAAAAAAGTAAACGAGGGCGAAGTGGTATTTAGCGATACCGTTAAGAAAAACCTTGCGCTGCTAAACAAAGGCAAAAAATCTGAGAGGCTGTACAGGAAGCTTTCATCACGGGAAATCGAGGTGCTCCGATACCTCAGCGAAGGCAAAAAGAACAAGGAAATCGCCAAGCTGCTGGACCTTAACGAAAAAACGATCAGTACCTACAAGCTGAGGCTGCTCACAAAACTGCATGTCACTAACCTTGTTGACCTGGTGAATAAAGCCAAGACACTGGACATCGTTTAA
- the dnaG gene encoding DNA primase encodes MISKNTIDTVFETARVEEVIGDFVNLKRAGSNLKGLSPFSNEKSPSFMVSPVKQIWKDFSSGKGGNAVAFLMEHEHFTYPEAIRYLAKKYNIEIEETEQTEEDKEQANEKESMYLVSEFAQKYFHNTLMNTDEGQAIGYSYFKERGFTGDTIKKFGLGYSPEEWDAFSKEALGKGYKLDYLDKTGLTIVREDGRTVDRFRGRVMFPIQSMSGRVLGFGGRILGNDKKVAKYLNSPESDIYHKSKVLYGIFHAKQAIAKQDNCFLVEGYTDVIQLHQAGIENVVASSGTALTPDQIRLINRLTKNITVLFDGDAAGLRASVRGIDLILEEGMNVKVCTFPDGDDPDSFAKKTPHDELVAYLNDNAKDFIQFKAGLLMDEAKNDPVKKAGLIRDMVTSISKIPDRIQREIYVQEVARIMDISEQVLVSTLSQIVQKDITDAGKKFREEQKENVMKPVADDGSVQQERVDILDRLERRIIEILLLYGGTEQDFEDVYIKYDKFGKEYEYTERKAYKVYERIYLNLQEDEIQFTNPVFRELYKAITDHYLAHQSLTVDTFLNTLPPELQSVATDIFMQDEKYSLHEWEEKKQIPVKDKTMSVSAYANEHIIDLRWLLLGKLIQDLKMQVSPDADNMEILMAVNDYNTLVNYLSRKISRLRSQFF; translated from the coding sequence TTGATATCCAAAAACACCATAGATACCGTTTTTGAAACCGCCCGCGTAGAGGAGGTGATCGGCGATTTCGTTAACCTGAAGCGTGCGGGCAGCAACCTTAAGGGGCTCAGCCCGTTCAGCAACGAGAAGTCGCCATCATTTATGGTGTCGCCGGTAAAGCAGATATGGAAAGATTTTAGTTCGGGTAAAGGAGGCAACGCCGTTGCCTTCCTCATGGAACATGAGCATTTTACTTACCCGGAAGCCATTCGCTACCTTGCGAAAAAATACAATATTGAGATAGAAGAAACCGAGCAGACCGAAGAAGATAAGGAACAGGCTAATGAAAAAGAAAGCATGTATCTCGTTTCGGAATTTGCGCAGAAGTATTTTCATAACACCCTCATGAATACCGATGAGGGGCAGGCGATAGGCTATTCGTATTTCAAGGAGCGCGGCTTTACAGGCGATACGATAAAGAAATTCGGCTTGGGCTATTCGCCCGAAGAATGGGATGCTTTCAGTAAAGAGGCTTTGGGTAAAGGCTACAAGCTGGATTATCTGGATAAGACCGGCCTGACCATTGTCCGTGAAGATGGCCGCACGGTCGACCGTTTCCGTGGGCGTGTAATGTTTCCAATACAGAGTATGTCGGGCCGTGTGCTGGGGTTTGGCGGGCGTATACTGGGCAACGACAAAAAGGTTGCCAAATACCTCAATTCACCCGAAAGCGATATCTACCACAAAAGTAAAGTGCTATACGGTATCTTCCATGCTAAGCAGGCCATAGCCAAACAGGACAACTGCTTTTTGGTTGAAGGCTATACCGATGTGATCCAACTCCACCAGGCTGGGATTGAGAACGTGGTGGCTTCCTCAGGTACGGCATTGACTCCCGACCAAATACGCCTCATCAACCGCCTTACCAAAAATATTACCGTGCTTTTCGATGGCGATGCGGCAGGGTTGCGGGCTTCGGTACGTGGTATCGACCTGATACTCGAAGAAGGCATGAACGTAAAGGTTTGCACTTTCCCCGATGGTGACGATCCCGACAGTTTTGCCAAAAAAACGCCACATGATGAGTTGGTGGCCTACCTGAATGATAACGCTAAAGACTTCATCCAGTTCAAGGCAGGCTTGCTGATGGACGAAGCCAAGAACGATCCTGTAAAGAAAGCAGGCCTTATCAGGGATATGGTAACCAGCATCTCAAAAATACCTGACCGCATACAAAGGGAAATATATGTACAGGAAGTAGCCCGCATCATGGATATATCCGAACAGGTTTTGGTAAGTACGCTTTCGCAAATCGTCCAGAAAGACATTACCGATGCAGGTAAGAAATTCAGGGAAGAGCAAAAGGAAAATGTTATGAAGCCGGTTGCCGATGACGGTTCGGTACAGCAGGAAAGGGTAGATATACTGGACAGGCTGGAACGCAGGATTATTGAGATATTATTGTTGTACGGAGGCACCGAGCAGGATTTTGAGGATGTATATATCAAATATGACAAGTTTGGCAAGGAGTATGAATATACCGAACGCAAGGCTTATAAGGTGTATGAACGCATTTACCTGAACCTCCAGGAAGACGAAATACAATTCACCAATCCGGTGTTCCGGGAGCTCTACAAGGCGATTACCGACCATTACCTGGCGCATCAGTCGCTTACGGTAGATACATTCCTGAATACGCTGCCGCCCGAACTACAGTCGGTGGCGACCGATATATTTATGCAGGATGAGAAATACAGCCTCCATGAGTGGGAAGAGAAAAAGCAGATCCCGGTTAAGGATAAAACCATGTCTGTTTCCGCGTATGCCAATGAGCATATTATCGACCTGCGATGGCTGCTGCTGGGCAAACTGATCCAGGACCTCAAAATGCAGGTAAGCCCCGATGCCGATAATATGGAGATACTAATGGCTGTTAATGACTACAACACGCTCGTGAATTACCTTTCACGCAAAATAAGCAGGCTGCGCAGCCAGTTTTTTTAA